From Vicingus serpentipes, the proteins below share one genomic window:
- a CDS encoding energy transducer TonB — MYPQKALEARITGTITLIFDIDSACNFINISQDTTLGYGCDEFALKTLQHVEEQRKIENKLKCKKSYNHKIPVKFRLE, encoded by the coding sequence ATATACCCTCAAAAAGCTCTTGAAGCTAGGATAACTGGAACAATTACTTTAATTTTTGACATAGATTCTGCATGTAATTTTATTAATATATCTCAAGATACAACTCTAGGTTATGGATGTGATGAGTTTGCTTTAAAAACGCTTCAACATGTTGAAGAACAAAGGAAAATAGAAAATAAACTAAAATGCAAAAAATCATACAACCACAAAATACCCGTTAAATTCAGACTTGAGTGA